The following proteins come from a genomic window of Candidatus Binataceae bacterium:
- a CDS encoding outer membrane lipoprotein carrier protein LolA encodes MRSLRHLELSTIGCGLGLTILTLFGGVAGWSATTAPEPAGLARLLNRIQTHYQSTHTLSADFAEEIAGISGNRALRSGHVDYQKPGRFRWEFNPPHRETIVSDGHQVYDYQPDLQQVLEMPLARAFQSAAPVAFLLGFGNLQRDFNATMMPPIEDQSGRLLQVALVPKGGGQRLVLGVGPNSYDLRTVTLTDGLGNKTSLVFTNVHRNRPLAASLFQFTVPPGTDIIAAPAAGATPR; translated from the coding sequence ATGCGATCGTTACGCCATCTCGAATTGTCAACTATCGGCTGCGGCCTGGGACTGACAATCCTGACCCTCTTTGGAGGGGTGGCCGGATGGAGCGCCACCACTGCGCCGGAGCCGGCCGGGTTAGCGCGACTTTTGAATCGAATTCAGACCCACTATCAGTCAACCCATACTTTAAGCGCCGATTTCGCCGAAGAGATCGCCGGTATCAGCGGCAACCGCGCGCTACGCAGCGGCCACGTGGATTATCAGAAACCTGGGCGCTTTCGCTGGGAGTTCAACCCGCCCCATCGCGAGACCATTGTCTCCGACGGCCATCAGGTCTATGACTACCAGCCCGACTTGCAACAGGTCTTGGAGATGCCGCTGGCACGGGCTTTTCAATCCGCAGCCCCAGTCGCCTTTCTGCTCGGCTTTGGCAACTTGCAGCGCGATTTCAACGCCACCATGATGCCTCCCATCGAAGACCAGAGCGGTCGCCTGCTTCAGGTGGCACTGGTGCCCAAAGGGGGTGGCCAACGGCTGGTGCTGGGAGTGGGTCCGAACAGCTACGACTTACGCACCGTGACCCTGACCGACGGCTTGGGCAACAAGACTTCCCTGGTCTTCACCAACGTGCACCGCAACCGGCCGCTGGCGGCCTCGCTATTCCAATTCACAGTCCCGCCCGGTACCGACATAATCGCGGCTCCCGCGGCCGGCGCGACACCCCGCTGA